In a single window of the Hippoglossus hippoglossus isolate fHipHip1 chromosome 7, fHipHip1.pri, whole genome shotgun sequence genome:
- the LOC117764950 gene encoding glucose-induced degradation protein 8-B homolog → MMSYAEKTEDITREEWMEKLNNVHIQRADMNRLIMNYLVTEGFKEAAEKFRMESGIEPSVDLDSLDERIKIREMILKGQIQEAIGLINSLHPELLDTNRYLYFHLQQQHLIELIRLRETESALEFAQTQLAEQGEESRECLTEMERTLALLAFDNPEDSPFGDLLNMMQRQKVWSEVNQAVLDYENRESTPKLAKLLKLLLWAQNELDQKKVKYPKMTDLSTGTIEDPK, encoded by the exons ATGATGAGTTATGctgaaaagacagaagacaTCACCAGGGAAGAGTGGATGGAGAAACTGAACAACGTGCACATACAGAGGGCGGACATGAACCGGCTCATCATGAACTACCTGGTGACAG AGGGGTTTAAAGAGGCGGCGGAGAAGTTTCGGATGGAGTCCGGTATCGAGCCGAGCGTGGACCTGGACTCTCTGGACGAAAGGATAAAGATTAGAGAGATGATCCTGAAGGGACAGATACAAGAAGCCATCGGACTCATCAACAGCCTTCACCCGGAGCTGCTTGACACCAATCGATACTTGTATTTTCATCTGCAG cagcaacatttgaTTGAGTTAATCAGGCTAAGGGAGACTGAGTCAGCGCTGGAGTTTGCCCAGACACAACTGGCCGAGCAaggggaggagagcagagagtgtctgacagagatggagaggacaCTGGCCCTTCTGGCTTTTGACAACCCAGAGGATTCGCCCTTCGGAGACCTGCTCAACATGATGCAGCGGCAAAAG GTGTGGAGTGAGGTGAACCAAGCTGTGCTGGACTATGAAAACAGGGAGTCTACGCCCAAGCTGGCGAAactcctgaagctgctgctgtgggcaCAGAACGAGCTCGACCAGAAGAAGGTGAAATATCCCAAAATGACTGACCTTAGCACGGGAACCATTGAGGACCCCAAGTGA